In the genome of Oligoflexus sp., the window CCGATCTGCGCGATGACAAGGAGCTGCTCTTTGATCGTCTGTCGGATCTCACCGCCTACGATAACATCGACCAGAAAGATGGCCAGAAGCGTTTCGTCGGCGTCTATCAGCTTTATTCGATGAAGTATAACACCCGCGTTCGCCTCAAGGTGCTCGTGGATGACAATGAATCCCTGCCGACACTGACAGGGATCTGGCGCGCCGCCAACTGGCTGGAGCGCGAAGTCTATGACCTCTTTGGCATTCGGTACGAAGGACACCCGGACCTGCGTCGCATCATGATGGACGAGCGTTTCCAGGGTCATCCTTTGCGCAAGGAATACGAGCTGAAAGACCGCCAGCCCTTCCCGGATTCGCTGCCGGCCCGCCTCGCTCCTCATGCTCCCACCGAAAGCCTGAAGGACAGCAAATGATGAACCAAACTCAACTTAAAAATATGTCAGCCGCCGAGCTGAGAGAGATGCTCGTTCAGGAGCGCCAGGGTCTTGCTGACTTTTACAATCCGAATGTTCTCGTCAACATCGGCCCGTCCCACCCGGCCATGCACGGAACCCTGCGCGCCATGTGCCGCGTGAACGGTGAAGTCATCGAGGATGCCACCTGCGAGATCGGTTACCTGCACCGGGCGATCGAAAAGCTGGCGGAACATCGCACCTATCACCAATGGATCGTCTATACCGACCGCTTGAATTACTGCTCGGCGCTGGCCAACAACGTCGCCTATGTGAAAGCGGTCGAGGACCTGATGGGCATCACTCCGACCGAACGCTGCCAATGGATCCGCGTGATCTGTATGGAGCTGGCTCGGATTATCGACCACCTTATCTGCATTGCGATCAACGCCCTCGATATGGGGGCTCTGACCATCTTCTGGTACCTCTACCACTGGCGGGAAGAAGCCTACACCATGATCGAAGGCATGTGCGGCATGCGCCTCACCACATCCTACGCGAGGATCGGTGGGATGATGTACGATCTGCCGGATAACTTCGCCAGCGAGATGACCAAGTTCGTCGAAGGCGTGCCCCGTTCTTTGGATGACGTGGAAAAACTTCTGACCTCGAACCGCATCTGGGTCGATCGGACCAAGGATGTCGGAAATCTGACCGCGGAAGAAGCGATCAACTTCGGCGTGACCGGCCCCTGCCTCCGCGCTTCGGGCGTGGACTTCGACCTGCGCCGCGACCGTCCTTACTACACCTATCCCGAGATCGACTTCGATGTGGTGATCGGCAAGAACGGTGATGTGTACGACCGCTACCTCCTCCGCATGGAAGAGATCCGGCAGAGCATTCGCATCCTGAAGCAGTGCATGCAGAAGCTGCCCAAGGGGCCTTTGTGGGTGGAAGACCGCCGCGTGCGCATTCCCGAGAAGAAAGACGTCTATGAAAAGATGGAAGTTCTGATCCATCATTTCAAAATCTTCATGGAAGGCATCGATGTGCCGCCGGGTGAAGCCTACAGCTGCATTGAATCCCCGAACGGCGAACTCGGCTTTTATATCGTGAGCCGCGGTGGACCCAAGGCCTGGCGCATCAAAATCAAATCACCGTCTTTGCTCCACTTTCAAACCTTTGAACACACGGTCAAAGGAGCCAAGATCCCGGATGCGATTGCGGTGCTCGGCAGCCTGAACATTATTGCCGGTGAACTCGACCGTTGAGATTGGCCCTGAGGAGCTTTCCCGTATGATCATCGACCAACATATCAGTCAGCGCATCGACGAACTGCGGCCGCAGTTCCCGACCGAGCAGGCTCTGCTCCTGCCCCTTCTGCATGAAATTCAGGCGAAGGAAGGGTGGATCTCGAAGGAAGCCATGAAGGAAGCGGCGAGCTTCCTGCATCTTCCCGTCGCCCGGGTCGAGGAAGTCGTTTCGTTCTACACCATGTACAATAGAAAACCCGTCGGCAAGCAGCATGTTCAGATCTGTACGAACATCGCCTGCTATCTGCGCGGCGCGGATCATCT includes:
- the nuoE gene encoding NADH-quinone oxidoreductase subunit NuoE, translating into MIIDQHISQRIDELRPQFPTEQALLLPLLHEIQAKEGWISKEAMKEAASFLHLPVARVEEVVSFYTMYNRKPVGKQHVQICTNIACYLRGADHLLQCLEKRLGIHEGETTADGKYTLTAVECLAACGTAPVVQVNNDYHENLDEKSLNQLMDRLDKELLDG
- a CDS encoding NADH-quinone oxidoreductase subunit C — translated: MSDPVPLIVDRQNKVHAHLETAYKEFRLERDAVQESVLWLNKPEQLPKLVTDLRDDKELLFDRLSDLTAYDNIDQKDGQKRFVGVYQLYSMKYNTRVRLKVLVDDNESLPTLTGIWRAANWLEREVYDLFGIRYEGHPDLRRIMMDERFQGHPLRKEYELKDRQPFPDSLPARLAPHAPTESLKDSK
- the nuoD gene encoding NADH dehydrogenase (quinone) subunit D encodes the protein MMNQTQLKNMSAAELREMLVQERQGLADFYNPNVLVNIGPSHPAMHGTLRAMCRVNGEVIEDATCEIGYLHRAIEKLAEHRTYHQWIVYTDRLNYCSALANNVAYVKAVEDLMGITPTERCQWIRVICMELARIIDHLICIAINALDMGALTIFWYLYHWREEAYTMIEGMCGMRLTTSYARIGGMMYDLPDNFASEMTKFVEGVPRSLDDVEKLLTSNRIWVDRTKDVGNLTAEEAINFGVTGPCLRASGVDFDLRRDRPYYTYPEIDFDVVIGKNGDVYDRYLLRMEEIRQSIRILKQCMQKLPKGPLWVEDRRVRIPEKKDVYEKMEVLIHHFKIFMEGIDVPPGEAYSCIESPNGELGFYIVSRGGPKAWRIKIKSPSLLHFQTFEHTVKGAKIPDAIAVLGSLNIIAGELDR